In Microvenator marinus, one genomic interval encodes:
- the aceA gene encoding isocitrate lyase: MKDRFEGIQRNYTEETVKSLRGSVKIEYTLATRGAQKLWELLHEEEPVAALGALTGNMAVQQVRAGMKAIYLSGWQVAADANNAGQMYPDQSLYPASSVPDVVKRINNALLRADQIEHVEGGASRDWLVPIVADAEAGFGGPLNAFELMKGMIEAGAAGVHFEDQLSSEKKCGHLGGKVLVPTSQFVRTLNAARLAADVMGVPTLLIARTDANSANLLTSDIDPRDKEFTTGERTPEGFFHVRGGIEQAIARGLAYAPYADLIWCETSTPDLDEARRFAEAIHAKHPGKLLAYNCSPSFNWRKHLDDETIANFRKELNQMGYKFQFITLAGFHALNYGMFELARDYVGRGMSAYADLQDAEFAAVEHGYTAVKHQREVGTGYFDAVTLALSGGESSTTALDNSTEAHQF; encoded by the coding sequence ATGAAAGACCGATTCGAAGGAATTCAACGAAACTACACCGAAGAAACCGTCAAGAGTTTGAGGGGGTCGGTGAAGATTGAGTACACCCTTGCAACGCGCGGCGCTCAGAAACTCTGGGAGCTTCTTCACGAAGAAGAGCCGGTAGCGGCACTTGGAGCGCTCACGGGAAATATGGCCGTTCAGCAGGTTCGAGCCGGAATGAAGGCCATTTACCTCAGTGGTTGGCAGGTTGCGGCCGACGCAAATAACGCAGGCCAGATGTATCCCGACCAAAGCCTCTATCCCGCAAGTTCGGTGCCCGATGTGGTCAAGCGCATCAATAACGCGCTCCTCAGGGCCGACCAGATCGAGCATGTCGAGGGTGGAGCTTCTCGTGATTGGTTGGTGCCGATTGTGGCCGATGCCGAGGCAGGTTTTGGTGGCCCGCTCAACGCCTTTGAGTTGATGAAAGGCATGATTGAGGCAGGCGCTGCCGGCGTACACTTCGAGGACCAGCTCTCCAGTGAGAAGAAATGTGGGCACCTCGGTGGCAAGGTCTTGGTTCCTACGTCGCAGTTTGTGAGGACCTTGAATGCGGCGCGTCTTGCTGCCGATGTGATGGGTGTGCCAACGCTTTTGATCGCTCGAACGGACGCGAATAGCGCGAATCTCCTGACCAGCGATATCGACCCACGGGACAAGGAATTCACGACCGGTGAACGCACCCCCGAGGGCTTCTTCCACGTGCGCGGTGGAATTGAGCAGGCGATTGCCCGTGGGCTCGCCTATGCTCCGTACGCCGACTTGATTTGGTGCGAGACTTCGACGCCGGACCTCGACGAGGCGCGGCGCTTTGCCGAGGCTATCCACGCCAAACACCCAGGCAAGCTGCTCGCCTATAACTGCTCGCCGTCCTTCAACTGGCGCAAACACCTCGACGACGAGACGATCGCGAATTTCCGAAAAGAGCTCAACCAGATGGGCTATAAGTTCCAGTTCATTACGCTGGCCGGATTCCACGCGCTCAACTACGGGATGTTTGAGCTTGCACGCGACTATGTGGGCCGCGGCATGAGCGCTTATGCGGACTTGCAGGACGCCGAGTTCGCGGCTGTGGAACACGGCTACACCGCTGTAAAGCACCAGCGCGAAGTGGGAACCGGATATTTTGACGCGGTTACGCTCGCGTTATCAGGCGGCGAGTCTTCCACAACCGCGCTTGATAACTCCACAGAGGCGCATCAGTTCTAG